The Streptomyces kanamyceticus DNA segment TATTCCGGAGACATCATGGTGGAGCTGATCCAGCATGACTCGGGCGAGAGCATTTTCAAGGACTGGCTGAACGAGCGAGGCCCCGGGCTGCACCACGTGTGCTTCCTCATGCCCGACGGCGGTCATTTCACGGACGCCGTCCAGGCGATGGCGGACCGCGGGCACCCGGTGGCCATGTCCGGCCGGGCGGGAGACGCCCGGTTCAGCTACGCGGACACTGTCGACCTCTTCGGTGTCTACACCGAACTGGCCTATGGCCCGCCGGAGTTCCTCGCCGCCT contains these protein-coding regions:
- a CDS encoding VOC family protein, whose translation is MVAGMPAIPAFPDGQLQQLGYVVENLDDAVQKFKETLGVPSFYIWRDLAAGMTEKTYRGDEADFQFSCAFGYSGDIMVELIQHDSGESIFKDWLNERGPGLHHVCFLMPDGGHFTDAVQAMADRGHPVAMSGRAGDARFSYADTVDLFGVYTELAYGPPEFLAAFDKIKSGDS